Proteins encoded by one window of Pseudonocardia alni:
- a CDS encoding MFS transporter, producing MPAALSDYRAALGTPGAAAPVCASVLGRFPIAMHSLATLLYVREVHGSYAVAGAVSAALLIGTAVGTVVQGRVLDRLGPTRPMLVLVAVYLLCVTGLVLSIEYRAALPLTVAVAVVTGLATPAFEGSSRALWSDLTPPGPRREAAYTYEAISLEIFFIMGPALAAVLVVATPWPGTALVVAATAEIVGTTWFALTAAVRRRSARIRAERADGSLPVEAGLLGVFRRPGLRTVALASLGFGLVAGTAEVGVIAATAFAGSPAAGGVLLSLWSVVSVLTGVLYGMRPWPRPLHLRLPVLLAGFAVLVTAMGLVSPLGSLVLLAVVMMVAGALITPQVTAHSLGVEQTAPAGSATEAFNWMVMAAVLGVSVGQALSGVMIDLVGPGGYATGGALGLLVAGLLWLRRGSVADTEPRVVAAGSRA from the coding sequence GTGCCCGCCGCTCTCTCCGACTACCGCGCCGCCCTGGGCACCCCCGGGGCGGCCGCGCCGGTCTGTGCCTCCGTCCTCGGTCGGTTCCCGATCGCCATGCACAGTCTCGCCACGCTGCTCTACGTCCGTGAGGTCCACGGCTCCTACGCCGTCGCCGGAGCGGTCTCGGCGGCGCTGCTGATCGGGACCGCGGTCGGCACGGTCGTGCAGGGGCGGGTGCTGGACCGGCTGGGCCCGACCCGGCCGATGCTGGTGCTCGTCGCGGTCTACCTGCTGTGCGTCACCGGGCTGGTGCTGAGCATCGAGTACCGGGCGGCGCTGCCGCTCACCGTCGCGGTCGCGGTCGTCACCGGGCTCGCGACGCCGGCGTTCGAGGGATCGTCGCGGGCGCTGTGGTCGGACCTGACCCCGCCCGGGCCGCGCCGCGAGGCCGCCTACACCTACGAGGCGATCAGCCTCGAGATCTTCTTCATCATGGGTCCCGCGCTGGCCGCGGTGCTGGTGGTGGCGACGCCGTGGCCGGGCACCGCGCTCGTCGTCGCGGCGACCGCGGAGATCGTCGGCACCACCTGGTTCGCGCTGACCGCCGCCGTACGACGCCGCTCGGCCCGCATCCGCGCCGAGCGCGCCGACGGGTCGCTGCCGGTCGAGGCCGGGCTGCTCGGGGTGTTCCGGCGCCCCGGGCTGCGGACGGTGGCGCTGGCGTCGCTCGGGTTCGGGCTGGTGGCGGGGACCGCCGAGGTCGGCGTGATCGCCGCGACCGCGTTCGCCGGCTCGCCCGCCGCCGGCGGGGTCCTGCTCTCGCTCTGGTCGGTGGTCTCGGTGCTGACCGGGGTGCTCTACGGGATGCGGCCCTGGCCGCGGCCGTTGCATCTGCGGCTGCCGGTCCTGCTCGCCGGCTTCGCCGTCCTGGTGACGGCGATGGGGCTCGTCTCCCCGCTCGGCTCGCTGGTGCTGCTGGCCGTGGTGATGATGGTCGCCGGCGCGCTGATCACCCCGCAGGTCACCGCGCACTCCCTCGGCGTCGAGCAGACCGCTCCGGCGGGGTCGGCGACCGAGGCGTTCAACTGGATGGTGATGGCCGCGGTGCTCGGGGTCTCGGTCGGGCAGGCCCTGTCCGGCGTCATGATCGACCTCGTCGGGCCGGGCGGATACGCGACGGGCGGCGCCCTGGGGCTGCTCGTCGCGGGGCTGCTGTGGCTGCGCCGCGGATCGGTCGCCGACACCGAGCCCCGCGTCGTCGCGGCCGGGAGCCGGGCGTGA
- a CDS encoding Crp/Fnr family transcriptional regulator: protein MDEVLIRAGIFQGVEPQAAEALAEALETAEFSRGQVIFSEGEPGDRLYIVSGGKVKLGRKSPDGRENLLMVAGPSDMFGELSIFDPGPRTSSATAVTEVRCYTMDRSALREWIGKRPEIAEQLLRVLARRLRRTNNMLADLIFTDVPGRVAKSLLQLARQFGSQESGLLRVTHDLTQEEIAQLVGASRETVNKALADFAHRGWLRLEGKSVLILEPERLARRAR, encoded by the coding sequence GTGGACGAGGTTCTGATCCGGGCAGGGATCTTCCAAGGTGTGGAGCCCCAGGCCGCCGAGGCGCTGGCCGAAGCTCTGGAGACTGCCGAGTTCTCCCGCGGGCAGGTCATCTTCTCCGAAGGTGAGCCCGGTGACCGCCTCTACATCGTGTCGGGCGGGAAGGTGAAGCTCGGCCGGAAGTCCCCCGACGGCCGGGAGAACCTACTCATGGTGGCCGGCCCGTCGGACATGTTCGGCGAGCTGTCGATCTTCGACCCGGGCCCGCGCACGTCGTCGGCGACCGCGGTCACCGAGGTGCGCTGCTACACCATGGACCGCAGCGCGCTGCGGGAGTGGATCGGCAAGCGTCCGGAGATCGCCGAGCAGCTGCTGCGCGTGCTGGCCCGTCGCCTGCGCCGCACCAACAACATGCTCGCCGACCTGATCTTCACCGACGTGCCGGGCCGTGTGGCGAAGTCGCTCCTGCAGCTCGCGCGCCAGTTCGGCTCCCAGGAGTCGGGGCTGCTGCGGGTCACCCACGACCTCACGCAGGAGGAGATCGCCCAGCTCGTCGGCGCCTCCCGCGAGACCGTGAACAAGGCGCTCGCCGACTTCGCGCACCGTGGCTGGCTGCGTCTCGAGGGCAAGAGCGTGCTGATCCTGGAGCCGGAGCGGCTCGCGCGGCGCGCGCGCTGA
- the nth gene encoding endonuclease III, with product MGRARRVNRILRSLAEAYPHAHCELDFTTPLDLAVATILSAQCTDERVNQVTPALFARYPTAADYAGADRTELEELIRSTGFYRNKATSLTGLGAAVVERHGGELPSTLDELVKLPGIGRKTANVILGNAFGVPGITVDTHFGRLVRRWGWTTEEDPVKVEHAIGELVPRRGWTIVSHHVIFHGRRVCHARKPACGACTLAADCPAFGLGPIDPGEAAALVKGPERDHLLALAGIAGPPGDGR from the coding sequence ATCGGGCGAGCGCGCCGGGTCAACCGCATCCTCCGGTCGCTGGCGGAGGCCTATCCGCACGCGCACTGCGAGCTGGACTTCACCACCCCGCTGGACCTCGCCGTCGCGACGATCCTGTCCGCGCAGTGCACCGACGAGCGGGTCAACCAGGTCACCCCCGCGCTGTTCGCCCGGTACCCCACCGCCGCGGACTACGCGGGCGCCGACCGGACGGAGCTCGAGGAACTGATCCGCTCCACCGGCTTCTACCGGAACAAGGCGACGTCGCTGACCGGGCTGGGCGCCGCCGTCGTCGAGCGGCACGGCGGGGAGCTGCCGTCGACGCTGGACGAGCTGGTGAAGCTGCCCGGCATCGGGCGCAAGACCGCGAACGTCATCCTCGGCAACGCGTTCGGCGTCCCCGGGATCACCGTCGACACCCACTTCGGACGCCTGGTGCGCCGCTGGGGCTGGACGACCGAGGAGGACCCGGTCAAGGTCGAGCACGCGATCGGCGAGCTCGTCCCGCGGCGGGGCTGGACGATCGTGTCCCACCACGTGATCTTCCACGGCCGCCGGGTCTGCCATGCGCGCAAGCCGGCCTGCGGCGCCTGCACACTCGCGGCGGACTGTCCCGCCTTCGGGCTCGGCCCCATCGACCCGGGCGAGGCCGCGGCGCTGGTCAAGGGCCCGGAGCGGGACCACCTGCTCGCACTCGCGGGGATCGCGGGGCCGCCCGGGGACGGCCGGTGA
- a CDS encoding TlpA family protein disulfide reductase has product MTRTGASRSEIVSTVVVVVLVAIAVWALWPSGPAPGGSGGAGPAASAAPADRPETDLAAADPQALAAARASARLAPCPAPSGRTPAGPLAGITVPCLGADGSTDLGAALTGRPTLVNFWASWCVPCRDELPALQAYAQRPGALPVLTVDVQDDPVAALALSAQLGVTLPAVTDPQRAVRRALDTPPLLPVSYVTRADGGVAMVDPPVPFRTADDVAAAVERFR; this is encoded by the coding sequence GTGACCCGGACAGGCGCCTCCCGCTCCGAGATCGTCTCGACCGTGGTCGTCGTCGTCCTGGTCGCGATCGCGGTCTGGGCGCTGTGGCCCTCGGGCCCCGCCCCCGGCGGGAGCGGCGGCGCCGGGCCCGCGGCGAGCGCCGCCCCGGCCGACCGGCCCGAGACCGACCTCGCCGCCGCGGACCCGCAGGCACTGGCCGCCGCGCGGGCCTCGGCCCGGCTGGCACCGTGCCCCGCCCCGTCCGGCCGCACCCCGGCCGGTCCGCTCGCCGGGATCACCGTGCCGTGCCTGGGCGCCGACGGCAGTACCGACCTGGGCGCGGCTCTGACCGGGCGTCCGACGCTGGTCAACTTCTGGGCGTCGTGGTGCGTGCCGTGCCGCGACGAGCTGCCCGCGCTGCAGGCCTACGCACAGCGTCCCGGCGCACTGCCGGTGCTCACCGTCGACGTGCAGGACGACCCGGTGGCCGCGCTGGCCCTGTCCGCGCAGCTGGGGGTCACCCTGCCGGCCGTGACCGACCCGCAGCGGGCCGTGCGCCGCGCGCTGGACACCCCGCCGCTGCTCCCGGTCAGCTACGTGACCCGCGCGGACGGTGGCGTCGCGATGGTGGACCCGCCCGTCCCGTTCCGCACCGCCGACGACGTCGCGGCCGCCGTGGAGCGGTTCCGGTGA
- a CDS encoding NUDIX hydrolase: MTAQAGVPQVPDPDPAAAPASLRPLVDGALGLDPAWFGWRRLQPDNGEPRRASVLMLFTDGESGGPDVLLTERAATLRSHAGQVAFPGGRLDPTDTGPVHAALREAREETGLDPSGVVPLALLPDLFIPPTGFLVTPVLAHWASPSPVRVVDTAEVARVVRVPVEVLTDPANRFTVRGPSGHTGPAFDAAGLMVWGFTAGLLSALLQRSGWERPWDAGRVLDLDDAWARARRNEPEGGRVDDHGVVDR, encoded by the coding sequence GTGACCGCGCAGGCGGGCGTGCCTCAGGTGCCCGACCCCGACCCCGCGGCGGCGCCGGCGTCGCTGCGCCCGCTCGTCGACGGGGCGCTGGGCCTGGACCCGGCCTGGTTCGGCTGGCGACGGCTGCAGCCCGACAACGGCGAGCCGCGCCGGGCGTCGGTGCTGATGCTGTTCACCGACGGGGAGTCGGGCGGGCCGGACGTGCTGCTCACCGAGCGCGCGGCGACGCTGCGCTCGCACGCCGGGCAGGTCGCCTTCCCCGGTGGGCGGCTCGACCCGACCGACACCGGCCCGGTGCACGCCGCGCTGCGGGAGGCCCGGGAGGAGACCGGACTGGACCCGTCCGGGGTGGTACCGCTGGCCCTCCTGCCGGACCTGTTCATCCCGCCCACCGGGTTCCTGGTGACCCCGGTGCTGGCGCACTGGGCGTCGCCGTCTCCGGTACGGGTGGTCGACACCGCCGAGGTCGCCCGGGTCGTCCGGGTCCCGGTGGAGGTCCTGACCGACCCGGCGAACCGGTTCACCGTGCGCGGCCCCAGTGGCCACACCGGCCCCGCCTTCGACGCCGCGGGCCTGATGGTCTGGGGTTTCACCGCGGGCCTGCTGTCCGCACTGCTGCAGCGTTCCGGCTGGGAGCGTCCCTGGGACGCCGGCCGGGTCCTCGATCTCGACGACGCCTGGGCCCGCGCCCGGCGGAACGAACCGGAAGGAGGCCGGGTGGACGACCACGGCGTGGTGGACCGGTGA
- a CDS encoding MarP family serine protease, translating into MSWVDVVVVILALLAAASGWRHGVAVALLSFAGVLTGAVLGLRLAPLLAGQVESQQGKVLLGIGVVVLLVALGEATGVYLGRFIRDRIRGEGTLRVDSTLGAGVQAVAVVVAAWLIALPLSSTSFSTLTSGLRDSRVLAGVDDVMPDAARKLPAELRQLLDDSGFPDVVSPFSRTPVAAVGPPDSALAQSPVVTEVRDRVLKVRGRAPSCRRALEGTGFVVAPQRVMTNAHVVAGTSSTTVEVTTSSGRARQLDAQVVHYDPEVDVAVLDVPDLEEQPLQFSPDPARVGDDVIILGYPLDGPYTVTPGKIRERIRLRGPDIYEQGSVLRDVYTVRAVVRSGNSGGPMITPDGRVVGVVFGAALDDTETGFVLTAEQVGQALNVAASGASSPADTGNCAS; encoded by the coding sequence ATCAGCTGGGTCGACGTCGTCGTCGTGATCCTCGCCCTGCTGGCCGCGGCGTCCGGCTGGCGGCACGGGGTCGCGGTGGCGCTGCTGTCGTTCGCCGGCGTACTGACCGGCGCGGTGCTCGGGCTGCGGCTCGCCCCGTTGCTGGCCGGGCAGGTGGAGTCCCAGCAGGGGAAGGTGCTGCTCGGGATCGGCGTGGTGGTGCTGCTCGTCGCGCTCGGTGAGGCGACGGGCGTCTACCTCGGACGGTTCATCCGCGACCGGATCCGCGGCGAGGGCACCCTCAGGGTCGACTCGACGCTGGGTGCCGGCGTGCAGGCGGTCGCGGTGGTGGTGGCGGCCTGGCTGATCGCGCTGCCGCTGTCCTCGACGAGCTTCTCCACCCTGACCAGCGGCCTGCGCGACTCGCGGGTGCTCGCCGGCGTGGACGACGTGATGCCGGACGCGGCGCGCAAGCTCCCGGCCGAGCTGCGCCAGCTCCTCGACGACTCCGGCTTCCCCGACGTCGTCAGCCCGTTCTCGCGGACGCCGGTCGCCGCGGTCGGCCCGCCGGACTCCGCGCTCGCGCAGTCCCCGGTGGTCACCGAGGTCCGCGACCGGGTGCTGAAGGTCCGCGGGCGCGCCCCGTCCTGCCGTCGCGCCCTGGAGGGGACCGGGTTCGTCGTCGCCCCGCAGCGGGTGATGACCAACGCCCACGTCGTCGCCGGGACGTCGAGCACCACCGTCGAGGTGACGACGTCCAGCGGCCGGGCCCGCCAGCTCGACGCCCAGGTCGTCCACTACGACCCCGAGGTCGACGTGGCCGTGCTCGACGTGCCCGACCTCGAGGAGCAGCCGCTGCAGTTCAGCCCGGACCCGGCCCGCGTCGGCGACGACGTGATCATCCTGGGCTACCCGCTGGACGGCCCGTACACGGTCACCCCGGGCAAGATCCGCGAGCGGATCCGGCTGCGCGGCCCGGACATCTACGAGCAGGGCAGCGTGCTGCGCGATGTCTACACCGTCCGCGCGGTGGTGCGCTCCGGCAACTCCGGCGGCCCGATGATCACCCCCGACGGGCGGGTGGTCGGCGTCGTGTTCGGCGCCGCGCTGGACGACACCGAGACCGGTTTCGTGCTGACGGCCGAGCAGGTCGGGCAGGCGCTGAACGTGGCCGCGAGCGGCGCGTCGTCCCCCGCCGACACCGGGAACTGCGCCTCCTGA
- a CDS encoding MFS transporter: MTSVDVTRTRRRWLVLAVGVFAQTAACSFVYGLPFVVPLLRDTEGLSLAQVGAYVGAPTVGLLCTLVLWGAAADRSGERGVMTVGLALCAAAVAGAALLPIGPGPLLLVLLGLGGAGAASVFAASGRMVMGWFAAHERGTAMGIRQTSQPLGVAVAGLTLPTLAAAVGPFRALLLPAVLCVVASVLVATLAPDPPRAPRPAGAEPERSPYGTSVLWRVHGASALLVVSQFAVASFATEYLVREQGWHVAAAGAFVAGGQIAGAVGRIATGVWSDRVGSRLRPMRQVAAAAAAVLLLFALGDAVAGWLAVTMLAVGAVVTVAPNGLAFTSTAEIAGPAWSGRALGVQNTGQNAVASVVPAALGALVGATGYAAAFAIAAAAPLAAILVTPVRDERRRSS, translated from the coding sequence ATGACCTCCGTCGACGTGACCCGTACCCGCCGTCGCTGGCTGGTGCTGGCCGTCGGGGTGTTCGCCCAGACCGCGGCCTGCTCGTTCGTCTACGGGCTGCCGTTCGTGGTGCCGCTGCTGCGTGACACGGAGGGACTGTCGCTGGCCCAGGTCGGCGCCTACGTCGGCGCACCGACGGTCGGTCTGCTGTGCACGCTGGTGCTGTGGGGCGCCGCCGCCGACCGGTCCGGCGAACGCGGGGTGATGACGGTCGGGCTCGCGCTGTGCGCGGCGGCCGTCGCGGGTGCGGCGCTGCTGCCGATCGGGCCCGGACCGCTGCTGCTGGTGCTTCTCGGCCTGGGCGGCGCGGGCGCGGCGTCGGTGTTCGCCGCCAGCGGCCGGATGGTGATGGGCTGGTTCGCCGCGCACGAGCGCGGCACCGCGATGGGGATCCGGCAGACGTCCCAGCCGCTGGGTGTCGCCGTGGCCGGGCTGACGCTGCCGACCCTGGCCGCAGCCGTCGGGCCGTTCCGGGCGCTGCTGCTGCCCGCGGTGCTGTGCGTCGTCGCGTCGGTGCTGGTCGCGACGCTGGCGCCGGACCCGCCCCGGGCGCCGCGGCCCGCGGGGGCCGAGCCGGAGCGCTCCCCCTACGGGACGTCGGTCCTGTGGCGGGTGCACGGCGCGAGTGCACTGCTGGTGGTCTCGCAGTTCGCGGTGGCGTCGTTCGCGACCGAGTACCTGGTCCGCGAGCAGGGGTGGCACGTGGCGGCGGCGGGCGCGTTCGTCGCCGGTGGGCAGATCGCCGGGGCGGTCGGCCGGATCGCGACCGGGGTCTGGTCGGACCGGGTCGGGTCCCGGCTGCGCCCGATGCGCCAGGTCGCGGCCGCCGCGGCCGCGGTGCTGCTGCTGTTCGCGCTCGGCGACGCCGTCGCCGGATGGCTGGCAGTGACGATGCTCGCCGTCGGGGCGGTGGTGACGGTCGCCCCGAACGGGCTGGCGTTCACCAGCACCGCCGAGATCGCCGGACCCGCCTGGTCGGGGCGCGCGCTGGGAGTGCAGAACACCGGCCAGAACGCCGTCGCATCAGTGGTCCCGGCCGCGCTCGGCGCCCTGGTCGGCGCGACCGGCTACGCGGCGGCGTTCGCGATCGCCGCCGCGGCACCGTTGGCCGCGATCCTGGTGACACCGGTCCGCGACGAGCGCCGGCGGTCGTCGTGA
- a CDS encoding adenylosuccinate synthase, with protein sequence MPAIVLIGAQWGDEGKGKATDLLGGQFGWVVRYQGGNNAGHTVVTPDGRDFALKLIPSGILSPGVKNVIGNGVVVNPEALIEEKAGLERRGVDTSGLLISADSHLIMPYHVAIDRVTERYLGKAKIGTTGRGIGPAYQDKVARVGVRAADLLDEKILHQKVEAALELKNQILVKVYNRRALDFNEVVDTVLEQSKEFADKIVDTRLLLNQALERGETLLLEGSQGTLLDVDHGTYPFVTSSNPTAGGASVGSGIGPNKITRVIGILKAYTTRVGSGPFPTELLDEMGEWLRKTGGEVGVNTGRARRCGWFDAVIGRYAVRVNGITDVFLTKLDVLSGLESVPICVGYEVDGHRVDEMPMTQTGFHHAVPVYEEMPGWVEDLSGARTWEDLPPAAQAYVQRIEELTGAPVSAIGVGPGRDQTITR encoded by the coding sequence ATGCCCGCAATCGTGTTGATCGGCGCCCAGTGGGGCGACGAGGGCAAGGGCAAGGCGACCGACCTGCTGGGCGGGCAGTTCGGCTGGGTCGTCCGCTACCAGGGCGGCAACAACGCCGGGCACACCGTCGTCACGCCGGACGGCCGCGACTTCGCGCTGAAGCTCATCCCGTCCGGGATCCTGTCCCCGGGCGTGAAGAACGTCATCGGCAACGGGGTCGTCGTGAACCCCGAGGCGCTGATCGAGGAGAAGGCCGGGCTGGAGCGGCGCGGCGTCGACACCTCCGGCCTGCTGATCTCGGCCGACTCGCACCTGATCATGCCGTACCACGTGGCGATCGACCGGGTCACCGAGCGCTACCTGGGCAAGGCCAAGATCGGCACGACCGGCCGCGGCATCGGTCCCGCCTACCAGGACAAGGTGGCCCGGGTCGGCGTCCGCGCCGCGGACCTGCTCGACGAGAAGATCCTGCACCAGAAGGTGGAGGCCGCCCTCGAGCTGAAGAACCAGATCCTGGTCAAGGTCTACAACCGGCGCGCGCTGGACTTCAACGAGGTCGTGGACACCGTCCTGGAGCAGTCGAAGGAGTTCGCCGACAAGATCGTCGACACCCGGCTGCTGCTGAATCAGGCCCTGGAGCGCGGTGAGACGCTGCTGCTGGAGGGCTCGCAGGGCACCCTGCTCGACGTCGACCACGGCACCTACCCCTTCGTGACCAGCTCGAACCCGACCGCGGGCGGCGCGTCGGTCGGTTCGGGCATCGGCCCGAACAAGATCACCCGCGTGATCGGGATCCTGAAGGCCTACACGACCCGCGTCGGGTCCGGCCCGTTCCCGACCGAGCTCCTCGACGAGATGGGCGAATGGCTGCGCAAGACCGGCGGTGAGGTCGGCGTCAACACCGGCCGTGCGCGGCGCTGCGGCTGGTTCGACGCCGTCATCGGCCGGTACGCGGTGCGCGTCAACGGCATCACCGACGTCTTCCTGACCAAGCTGGACGTGCTGTCCGGGCTGGAGTCGGTGCCGATCTGCGTCGGCTACGAGGTCGACGGCCACCGCGTCGACGAGATGCCGATGACCCAGACCGGCTTCCACCACGCCGTCCCGGTCTACGAGGAGATGCCCGGCTGGGTCGAGGACCTCTCCGGTGCCCGCACCTGGGAGGACCTGCCCCCCGCCGCGCAGGCCTACGTGCAGCGGATCGAGGAGCTCACCGGCGCGCCGGTGTCCGCGATCGGCGTCGGCCCCGGGCGGGACCAGACGATCACCCGCTGA
- a CDS encoding WXG100 family type VII secretion target: MALPRCYAFEAFDIATKAAWILDKPGAEAMRQTSDGLRKLVDDMATTKQTLDRGMADLGISWQGPAARAAQESLDRTATGVDGTANVARNGADRMLDHGSAFERMRNQVRFMDPAEFSWIQRAGDNISEAWQSLRGRGADHVTIAEHNQINDEVANRALQKYESETSAIDDRFTTEAAAAPPPATSPGATPGPGGAPGPQPGVSVAPGGGGLPGPTPGPAGVGLPPVGSASQPVSAPTGPSGGGGAGGGPGGGAGGGAGGGGGPSPLVPLPSGPAFSSGAGGGGTGAQGSRIPPAPDRVRTPIPDAARAREDLARRFGDQARRQQLVRPRTETGPAPQTRPGSGTGSYGAGSGAGRGALGSPFGESRGTARLPGAATEPHGPGGRGGAGTAWGTEPRTPGPRSAGAPEPWTGAKAAEARGGAGYGPMAGGVPGGRGETRDHRNRYVVPTDEVFDVGITATDAVLAPEDPGR, from the coding sequence ATGGCGCTGCCGCGTTGTTACGCCTTCGAAGCCTTCGACATCGCCACGAAGGCGGCCTGGATCCTCGACAAGCCCGGCGCCGAGGCCATGCGACAGACTTCCGACGGTCTCCGCAAGCTCGTCGACGACATGGCGACCACCAAGCAGACCCTCGACCGCGGCATGGCCGATCTCGGTATCTCGTGGCAGGGCCCCGCCGCCCGGGCCGCCCAGGAGTCCCTGGACCGCACCGCGACCGGCGTCGACGGCACCGCGAACGTCGCGCGGAACGGCGCCGACCGCATGCTCGACCACGGCAGCGCGTTCGAGCGCATGCGCAACCAGGTCCGGTTCATGGACCCGGCCGAGTTCTCCTGGATCCAGCGCGCGGGCGACAACATCAGCGAGGCCTGGCAGTCCCTCCGGGGCAGGGGCGCCGACCACGTGACCATCGCCGAGCACAACCAGATCAACGACGAGGTCGCGAACCGGGCGCTCCAGAAGTACGAGTCCGAGACCTCCGCGATCGACGACCGCTTCACCACCGAGGCGGCCGCCGCGCCCCCGCCCGCGACATCTCCGGGCGCGACGCCGGGTCCCGGCGGTGCGCCGGGACCGCAGCCCGGCGTCTCCGTCGCGCCGGGTGGAGGCGGACTTCCCGGCCCGACACCGGGACCGGCCGGAGTCGGGCTTCCCCCGGTCGGGTCGGCCTCGCAGCCGGTGTCGGCACCCACCGGCCCGTCGGGCGGCGGCGGTGCGGGCGGCGGCCCCGGTGGTGGCGCGGGTGGCGGCGCCGGAGGCGGTGGCGGGCCCTCGCCCCTCGTCCCGCTGCCGAGCGGACCGGCGTTCTCGTCGGGCGCCGGTGGAGGCGGTACCGGGGCGCAGGGCTCCCGCATCCCGCCTGCTCCGGACCGCGTTCGGACCCCGATTCCGGATGCCGCCCGGGCCCGCGAGGACCTCGCGCGCCGCTTCGGCGATCAGGCACGTCGGCAGCAGCTCGTCCGCCCCCGCACCGAGACCGGCCCCGCCCCGCAGACCCGCCCCGGCAGCGGGACCGGGTCGTACGGAGCCGGTTCCGGAGCGGGCCGCGGCGCCCTCGGCTCCCCGTTCGGCGAGTCCCGCGGCACCGCGCGGCTGCCGGGCGCGGCGACCGAACCGCACGGACCCGGCGGTCGCGGCGGGGCCGGGACGGCGTGGGGCACCGAGCCCCGCACCCCCGGGCCGCGGAGCGCCGGCGCGCCCGAGCCGTGGACCGGCGCCAAGGCGGCGGAGGCTCGCGGCGGGGCCGGCTACGGCCCGATGGCCGGCGGCGTCCCGGGCGGTCGCGGCGAGACCCGGGACCACCGCAACCGCTACGTCGTCCCCACCGACGAGGTGTTCGACGTCGGGATCACCGCGACCGACGCGGTGCTCGCCCCCGAGGACCCCGGGCGTTGA
- a CDS encoding DUF3558 family protein yields the protein MVRLVVVLLLVCGVVVGCGAAEPEGPFPPRPAEIDVSKTDLCSLLTPAQRAQLSVDEGEPGNVVLPEGPSRTCTWPDNDAVISYAVQTISEPASTAVGASDSSLDIIGGFGAVRVTADAESTPLCEFYLDAGDADTLRVQVQAVGYGDDGKPLAMTRVCKQARSLAGFVVENARAGHG from the coding sequence GTGGTCCGACTCGTTGTCGTCCTGCTGCTCGTGTGCGGGGTGGTCGTGGGGTGTGGGGCTGCGGAGCCGGAGGGGCCGTTTCCGCCGCGGCCGGCGGAGATCGACGTGAGCAAGACGGACCTCTGCTCTCTGCTGACTCCAGCTCAGCGTGCCCAGCTTTCGGTGGACGAGGGCGAGCCTGGAAACGTGGTTCTCCCCGAGGGCCCCAGCCGTACCTGCACATGGCCCGATAACGACGCGGTCATCTCCTATGCGGTGCAGACCATCAGCGAACCTGCCTCGACTGCAGTGGGTGCTTCGGATTCGTCGTTGGACATCATCGGTGGCTTCGGTGCTGTTCGAGTCACGGCTGATGCCGAATCGACGCCGTTGTGCGAGTTCTACCTGGACGCCGGAGACGCAGACACGCTCCGAGTGCAGGTGCAGGCTGTCGGGTACGGGGATGACGGCAAACCTCTCGCGATGACACGCGTATGCAAACAGGCACGCTCGCTCGCCGGATTCGTGGTCGAGAATGCGAGGGCCGGACACGGGTGA
- a CDS encoding lysophospholipid acyltransferase family protein, translated as MQLFIRYVLAPLVRLVWRPRVRGADRIPATGPVILAANHRAAVDTAFIPLVAPRKVAFLGKAEYFTGRGLRGRLMAAFLGALGYIPVDRSNARAGLAALAAGRKVLECGGAFGIYPEGTRSLDGKLHRGHTGVASLALSTGAVVVPVGLIGTEHVQPVGRLIPRLARVEIRFGRPLEFSRYEGLEGAPAIRRAVTDEIMDAIADLSGQIYVDSYHRRPDDSAAAA; from the coding sequence GTGCAGCTGTTCATCCGCTACGTCCTCGCGCCACTCGTCCGGCTCGTGTGGCGGCCCCGCGTGCGCGGCGCGGACCGCATCCCGGCCACCGGGCCGGTGATCCTCGCGGCGAACCACCGCGCGGCCGTCGACACGGCGTTCATCCCGCTCGTCGCCCCGCGCAAGGTCGCCTTCCTCGGCAAGGCCGAGTACTTCACCGGTCGTGGTCTGCGCGGACGCCTGATGGCCGCGTTCCTGGGGGCGCTCGGCTACATCCCGGTCGACCGGTCCAACGCCCGCGCCGGCCTCGCCGCGCTCGCCGCGGGGCGCAAGGTCCTGGAGTGCGGCGGTGCGTTCGGCATCTACCCGGAGGGCACGCGCTCCCTCGACGGCAAGCTGCACCGCGGGCACACCGGCGTCGCGTCGCTGGCGCTGTCGACGGGGGCGGTCGTCGTGCCCGTCGGCCTGATCGGGACCGAGCACGTGCAGCCGGTCGGACGGCTGATCCCGCGCCTGGCCCGGGTCGAGATCCGCTTCGGGCGGCCGCTGGAGTTCAGCCGCTACGAGGGGCTGGAGGGCGCTCCGGCGATCCGGCGCGCGGTCACCGACGAGATCATGGACGCCATCGCGGACCTGTCCGGGCAGATCTATGTGGACAGTTACCACCGGCGCCCGGACGACTCCGCCGCCGCGGCCTGA